Proteins encoded within one genomic window of Nitrospina gracilis 3/211:
- the tilS gene encoding tRNA lysidine(34) synthetase TilS, producing MGEGCLLQIPGVTAVESLGIQISAEVKKGVHKESVDLQQALLDFDKTGPVLRIRHWRAGDRFQPLGMQGSKKLKDYFKDEKIPRAERKRMTVLTTADDHIIWVLGGRISELYRISDQTRNTLNIRVLK from the coding sequence ATGGGCGAGGGGTGCCTCCTTCAGATTCCGGGGGTTACGGCCGTTGAATCTTTGGGAATTCAAATTTCGGCTGAAGTTAAAAAGGGGGTTCATAAAGAATCGGTCGACCTTCAACAGGCCCTTCTTGATTTTGATAAAACCGGTCCTGTATTGCGGATTCGCCACTGGCGAGCCGGCGACCGGTTTCAGCCCCTGGGTATGCAGGGATCCAAAAAGCTCAAGGATTACTTTAAAGATGAGAAAATTCCGCGGGCAGAAAGAAAAAGGATGACCGTATTGACAACTGCGGACGATCATATTATCTGGGTGTTAGGGGGGCGCATCTCGGAACTCTACCGGATTTCCGATCAGACCCGCAATACGTTGAATATCAGGGTTTTGAAATGA
- the ftsH gene encoding ATP-dependent zinc metalloprotease FtsH codes for MNQFYKNLALWLVIGIILIALFNIFNQPITPQSEIVFSEFMNKVENGEVAEVVMQGDHITGKYTDGQTFQTYAPSKDPDLIKSLRDKDVRMVVKPPEQTSWYMNVLISWFPMILLLGIWIFFMRQMQSGGGKALSFGKSKARLMNEGKTKTTFKDVSGCDEAKEELHEIIEFLKEPQKFSKLGGKIPKGVLLVGPPGTGKTLLARAIAGEANVPFFSISGSDFVEMFVGVGASRVRDLFEQGKKNSPCIIFIDEIDAVGRHRGAGLGGGHDEREQTLNQLLVEMDGFENNEGVILIAATNRPDVLDPALLRPGRFDRQVVVGRPDIKGREGILKVHTAKVPLSDNVNLKVVARGTPGFTGADLANLVNEAALLAARDEKKVVTMEDFENAKDKVMMGVERRSMVITEKEKKTTAYHEAGHALVAFLLPGTDPLHKVTIIPRGRALGVTMQLPEDEKHTYPKEYLIHRLAIMMGGRVAEEVCLGEITTGAGNDIEVATETARKMVCEWGMSEKMGPLTYGTKEEQVFLGKDFSAQKNFSDETAKLIDLEVKALVMGGYNRAKELLTENRDALERLAVALLEQETLDLDEIKAIIKNRPLDPDSDSGKTEPAAGLKAEDTQKGKKSKGLDEGLVGGGGVPDPTPA; via the coding sequence TTGAATCAATTTTATAAAAACCTCGCGTTGTGGCTGGTTATCGGCATCATCCTGATAGCTTTATTCAATATTTTCAACCAACCCATAACCCCTCAGTCGGAGATCGTCTTCAGTGAGTTCATGAACAAGGTGGAGAACGGTGAGGTGGCGGAAGTGGTCATGCAGGGCGATCACATTACCGGCAAGTACACCGATGGCCAGACCTTCCAGACTTACGCTCCGTCCAAGGACCCGGATCTCATCAAATCCCTTCGGGATAAAGACGTCCGCATGGTTGTGAAGCCGCCAGAGCAGACCAGCTGGTACATGAACGTCCTCATTTCGTGGTTCCCGATGATCCTGCTTCTGGGTATCTGGATTTTCTTCATGCGGCAGATGCAGTCCGGAGGCGGCAAGGCGCTTTCCTTTGGCAAAAGCAAGGCGCGCCTGATGAATGAAGGTAAAACCAAGACCACATTCAAGGATGTCTCCGGTTGTGATGAGGCAAAGGAAGAGCTCCATGAAATCATCGAGTTTTTGAAGGAGCCCCAGAAGTTCAGCAAGCTGGGCGGCAAGATTCCCAAGGGCGTCCTGCTGGTGGGTCCTCCGGGTACGGGCAAAACCCTGTTGGCCCGCGCCATTGCCGGCGAGGCGAACGTGCCGTTCTTCAGCATCAGCGGTTCGGACTTCGTTGAGATGTTTGTCGGCGTCGGCGCTTCGCGCGTTCGCGACCTGTTTGAGCAGGGCAAAAAGAACAGCCCGTGCATCATTTTCATCGACGAAATCGACGCCGTGGGACGACACCGCGGTGCGGGTCTCGGCGGCGGTCATGACGAGCGCGAACAGACCCTCAACCAGTTGCTGGTGGAAATGGACGGCTTCGAGAACAACGAAGGTGTCATTTTGATCGCTGCAACGAACCGTCCCGACGTCCTCGACCCCGCGCTGTTGCGGCCGGGCCGGTTTGACCGCCAGGTGGTGGTCGGACGTCCGGATATCAAGGGACGTGAAGGCATTCTAAAAGTGCACACCGCCAAGGTGCCGTTGTCCGATAATGTGAACCTCAAAGTGGTGGCCCGGGGCACGCCCGGTTTCACCGGCGCCGATCTCGCCAACCTGGTCAACGAAGCCGCACTCCTCGCTGCCCGTGATGAGAAGAAGGTGGTGACCATGGAGGACTTCGAGAACGCCAAAGACAAGGTCATGATGGGTGTCGAGCGCCGCAGTATGGTCATCACCGAGAAGGAAAAGAAAACCACCGCTTATCACGAAGCCGGACATGCGCTGGTGGCGTTCCTCCTGCCGGGGACCGATCCCCTGCACAAGGTGACCATCATTCCGCGGGGCCGTGCTCTGGGCGTGACCATGCAGTTGCCGGAAGATGAGAAGCACACGTATCCCAAGGAATACCTCATTCACCGTCTGGCCATCATGATGGGTGGGCGCGTGGCCGAGGAGGTCTGCCTGGGTGAAATCACCACCGGTGCGGGCAACGACATCGAAGTCGCAACAGAAACCGCGCGCAAGATGGTTTGCGAATGGGGTATGAGCGAGAAGATGGGGCCGTTGACCTACGGCACCAAGGAGGAGCAGGTGTTTCTGGGCAAGGATTTCTCCGCACAGAAGAACTTCAGCGACGAAACCGCCAAGCTCATCGATCTTGAGGTCAAAGCATTGGTCATGGGCGGCTACAATCGTGCGAAGGAACTGTTGACCGAAAATCGGGATGCACTGGAGCGGTTGGCGGTTGCCCTTCTGGAGCAGGAAACCCTGGACCTGGATGAGATCAAAGCCATCATAAAAAACCGTCCGCTGGACCCGGATTCTGACTCCGGAAAGACGGAACCTGCCGCCGGATTGAAGGCGGAGGACACCCAAAAAGGCAAGAAATCCAAAGGCCTCGACGAGGGCCTCGTGGGTGGGGGCGGTGTGCCTGATCCCACTCCTGCCTGA
- the folP gene encoding dihydropteroate synthase, whose product MSDDFFSGPTRIMGIINLSSNSFFRSSYSANEKQALKTAERLIEDGADMLDIGAESTHPGSEPIPDEQEWKLLEPVVKTLVREIPVPISVDTYKPYVARRVLDLGVHWINDIYGMRFPEMVEIVSRYPAGVIIMHMQGTPKTMQVDPQYVDCVEDVYDFLDRRITEAEFAGIPADQIMIDPGIGFGKTVRHNLELVSNLDRLASLEKPVLLGVSRKAFIGKILDLPTDERMEGSLAAAVVGVLKGARVLRVHDVLETARAIKIVEELRKYRKE is encoded by the coding sequence ATGAGCGATGACTTCTTTTCCGGCCCGACACGGATCATGGGAATCATCAACCTGTCTTCCAATTCTTTTTTTCGATCCAGTTACTCCGCTAATGAAAAGCAAGCGTTAAAAACCGCAGAACGCCTGATTGAGGACGGCGCGGACATGCTGGACATCGGGGCGGAGTCCACCCACCCCGGGTCGGAACCCATCCCGGACGAACAGGAATGGAAACTGCTGGAGCCGGTGGTGAAAACGCTGGTACGGGAAATTCCGGTTCCCATCTCCGTGGATACGTACAAGCCTTATGTTGCGCGGCGGGTGCTGGATCTCGGTGTGCACTGGATCAATGACATCTACGGCATGCGGTTTCCGGAAATGGTGGAAATAGTGTCCCGCTATCCGGCGGGGGTGATCATCATGCATATGCAGGGCACCCCGAAGACCATGCAGGTCGATCCGCAATATGTTGATTGCGTTGAAGACGTTTATGATTTTCTCGACCGCCGCATCACCGAAGCAGAGTTTGCGGGAATTCCCGCGGACCAGATCATGATCGATCCCGGCATTGGATTCGGCAAGACGGTCAGGCACAATCTGGAACTTGTATCCAATCTGGATAGGCTTGCTTCATTGGAAAAACCCGTGCTTTTGGGTGTTTCCCGCAAGGCGTTTATTGGTAAAATCCTGGATCTTCCCACGGACGAGAGAATGGAAGGTTCGTTGGCCGCGGCGGTGGTTGGAGTGTTGAAAGGCGCCCGTGTTCTTCGCGTTCACGACGTGCTGGAAACCGCCCGGGCCATCAAGATTGTGGAGGAACTCCGCAAGTACCGGAAGGAATGA
- a CDS encoding pyridoxine 5'-phosphate synthase has translation MIRLFVNVDHVATLREARKTVEPDPLKAAHLAEQAGADGITVHLREDRRHIQDGDVHRIREGIRTPLNLEMAAVEEMVELAINVKPYQVSLVPEKRQEITTEGGLDVISKKKHLAEIRDRLAPLGVRFSLFVDPDLQQLDAARETGADSVEINTGLYTELADPEQVALELKKIQAAARHAKGLGLRVFAGHGLNNENVVPIAAVPEVEELNIGHNLVARSVYCGMELAVRDMIRCIEKGVAQRAVSA, from the coding sequence ATGATACGTTTGTTTGTCAATGTGGACCACGTCGCCACCCTGCGGGAAGCCCGCAAAACCGTGGAGCCGGATCCGCTGAAAGCCGCACATCTGGCGGAGCAGGCCGGGGCCGATGGCATCACCGTGCATCTGCGAGAAGACCGGCGGCATATTCAGGACGGGGACGTGCACCGCATTCGGGAAGGCATCCGCACGCCGCTCAACCTGGAGATGGCGGCGGTGGAAGAGATGGTGGAACTTGCCATCAACGTCAAACCCTACCAGGTGTCGCTGGTGCCGGAGAAACGGCAGGAGATCACCACCGAGGGGGGCCTTGACGTGATCTCAAAGAAAAAACATCTTGCAGAAATCCGCGACCGCCTCGCACCGCTGGGCGTGAGGTTCAGCCTGTTTGTGGATCCGGACCTGCAACAACTCGATGCCGCGAGAGAAACCGGGGCCGACAGCGTCGAGATCAATACCGGACTTTACACGGAACTTGCTGACCCGGAACAGGTGGCGCTGGAGTTGAAGAAGATTCAGGCCGCCGCCCGTCATGCAAAGGGACTGGGCCTGCGCGTGTTCGCCGGGCACGGGTTGAACAACGAGAACGTGGTTCCTATTGCCGCGGTTCCCGAGGTTGAGGAACTCAACATCGGTCACAACCTGGTGGCACGGTCCGTTTATTGCGGCATGGAGCTGGCCGTCCGCGACATGATCCGGTGCATTGAAAAAGGTGTGGCACAAAGGGCGGTTTCTGCATGA
- the gap gene encoding type I glyceraldehyde-3-phosphate dehydrogenase yields MATKVGINGFGRIGRNVLKCILSDKECGEMVDVVAINDLTDAATLAHLYKYDSVQGVTKAEVKADGDSLVIDGKRIKVLSQKDPAALPWKDLGVDVVIESTGIFTKRDAAAKHLTAGAKKVIISAPATDPDVTVVLGVNEGKYDPMQHSIVSNASCTTNCLAPMVKVLHDRLKIKKGLMTTIHSYTNDQRILDLPHKDLRRARAANLSMIPTTTGAAKAVCIVLPELEGRLDGMAIRVPTPNVSLVDFVAEVEKDTSTEEVNSMFREVAEGELKGILRLEEQPLVSIDFNGDEDSSIIDGPSTKVMGKNMVKVLSWYDNEWGYSSRTRDILKFMIKKGI; encoded by the coding sequence ATGGCCACTAAAGTGGGTATCAACGGTTTTGGCCGCATCGGCCGGAACGTTTTGAAATGCATCTTGAGCGACAAGGAATGCGGCGAGATGGTGGACGTTGTGGCCATCAACGATCTCACCGATGCGGCGACGCTCGCGCACCTTTATAAATACGATTCCGTGCAGGGCGTGACCAAGGCGGAAGTCAAGGCGGATGGGGACAGCCTCGTCATCGACGGAAAAAGGATCAAGGTCCTGTCCCAGAAGGACCCGGCGGCGTTGCCTTGGAAAGACCTGGGAGTCGATGTGGTAATCGAGTCCACCGGCATTTTCACCAAGCGTGACGCCGCGGCCAAGCACCTGACCGCCGGGGCAAAGAAGGTCATTATCTCCGCGCCCGCCACCGATCCGGATGTGACAGTGGTGCTGGGTGTCAACGAAGGCAAGTACGACCCCATGCAGCACTCGATAGTTTCCAATGCCTCCTGCACCACCAACTGCCTTGCCCCGATGGTGAAGGTGCTGCATGACCGGCTCAAGATCAAAAAGGGATTGATGACCACCATCCATTCCTACACCAACGACCAGCGTATCCTGGACCTGCCGCACAAGGACCTGCGCCGCGCGCGGGCGGCGAACCTGTCGATGATCCCGACCACCACCGGCGCGGCGAAGGCGGTGTGTATTGTCCTGCCGGAGCTGGAAGGCCGACTCGACGGCATGGCCATCCGGGTTCCCACGCCCAACGTGTCGCTGGTGGACTTTGTGGCCGAAGTGGAAAAAGATACCTCGACGGAAGAAGTCAACTCCATGTTCCGCGAAGTGGCAGAGGGTGAACTCAAGGGCATCCTGCGTCTGGAGGAACAGCCGCTGGTGTCAATCGATTTCAACGGCGACGAGGATTCCTCGATCATCGATGGCCCCTCGACCAAGGTCATGGGAAAAAACATGGTGAAGGTGCTGTCGTGGTACGACAATGAATGGGGCTATTCCTCACGCACGAGGGATATCTTGAAGTTCATGATCAAAAAAGGAATCTGA
- the tpiA gene encoding triose-phosphate isomerase: MRKTLIAGNWKMNKTLSETEGLLQGLVRRLDSNCPAEVVVAPPFTSLSLAASLLKGTGIGLSAQNVFAEDAGAYTGEISAPMLVEAGCGWVIVGHSERRHQFCESEALINRKVKHALDHGLNVILCVGETDVERDAEQTEHVVHLQLTEGLKDIESSAVGRVVVAYEPVWAIGTGKNATPQQAEQVHCLIRKWIGELYGPAAGESMRVLYGGSVTPENSRGLLGKDNIDGALVGGASLDVDSFCAIIGSVE, encoded by the coding sequence ATGCGAAAGACCCTGATTGCTGGCAACTGGAAAATGAACAAAACCCTTTCCGAAACGGAGGGGCTGTTGCAAGGGCTGGTCCGGCGGCTGGATTCCAACTGTCCGGCGGAGGTTGTGGTGGCACCGCCGTTCACCTCGCTTTCGCTTGCGGCATCCCTTCTTAAGGGAACGGGTATCGGGCTTTCCGCACAGAACGTGTTTGCTGAAGACGCCGGTGCCTATACGGGTGAGATTTCCGCGCCCATGCTGGTGGAGGCCGGATGCGGCTGGGTGATTGTCGGCCACTCGGAGCGGCGGCACCAGTTTTGCGAATCGGAGGCGCTCATCAACCGAAAGGTGAAGCACGCTCTCGATCATGGCCTCAACGTCATCCTTTGTGTCGGTGAAACCGATGTCGAACGCGATGCGGAGCAGACCGAACACGTGGTTCATTTGCAATTGACCGAAGGCTTGAAGGACATTGAGTCGTCTGCGGTCGGAAGGGTGGTCGTCGCTTATGAACCGGTGTGGGCCATCGGTACAGGTAAGAACGCCACTCCACAACAGGCCGAACAGGTGCATTGCCTGATCCGGAAATGGATCGGCGAATTGTATGGGCCCGCCGCCGGAGAGTCCATGCGGGTTCTTTATGGCGGCAGTGTGACGCCGGAGAACAGCCGCGGTCTTCTGGGTAAAGACAACATCGATGGCGCTTTGGTGGGCGGCGCGAGTTTGGACGTGGATTCATTTTGTGCTATTATTGGCTCGGTTGAGTGA
- the secG gene encoding preprotein translocase subunit SecG: MHTFVTVLHIAAAVFLILVVLLQSGKGAAMGAVFGSGSSQTMFGSSGAGNFLTKLTTIAAIVFMITSLSLATVLSSKKQDSVINEVEETTTIPTQPAQDNSKK; this comes from the coding sequence TTGCATACGTTTGTTACGGTATTACACATTGCCGCTGCAGTTTTCCTGATTCTCGTCGTCCTGTTGCAGTCCGGCAAAGGCGCGGCCATGGGAGCGGTGTTCGGTTCCGGGTCCAGCCAGACCATGTTTGGCAGCAGTGGGGCGGGAAATTTTTTGACCAAACTCACCACCATTGCGGCCATCGTGTTCATGATCACGTCCCTCAGCCTGGCGACCGTGCTGTCCAGCAAAAAGCAGGATTCCGTGATCAACGAAGTGGAAGAAACCACGACCATCCCGACCCAGCCAGCTCAGGACAATTCCAAGAAATAA
- a CDS encoding FAD-dependent oxidoreductase: protein MSQFDLAILGGGTAGLAAARQGSDMGARVCLVEMDALGGHYLNRGLHPVRTLLAEPEFGTVRPVDWEGVRTRFPMIAKAASNKARHDLEASGVTLIEGKGTLAGTGILRVETEKGKQEVQAANVVLAMGSDAESIATVPFDEDTILPVDRFLELEKLPESILILGDGVAVIETALFFNRLGTRVFLCNEQKRMVADRDPELIDVLETGLKRAKVKSLFNKKILSILKQDNGIDITLDGGIKFSVEKILVGYRRVGRTPGSLDAAMGMEMGDRREIWADACMRTSVKNVFAAGSVTGHERSPEHSSEEGRTAAQNALGKERILDQGGIPFRLHSNPPLAAVGCRAEDAHHKGYLKPVEGRYNGLPLNADEIPGQGGGFCKLLADRESRKVIGAQISGIGASEMLTLATLAIQRGMTVKALTQLLPGFGDSANGVLEAARACLRGLTPRR from the coding sequence ATGAGCCAGTTTGATCTCGCCATCCTGGGAGGTGGCACAGCCGGTCTCGCCGCTGCCCGGCAAGGCAGCGACATGGGTGCGCGCGTGTGCCTCGTAGAGATGGATGCCCTGGGCGGCCACTACCTGAACCGTGGACTCCACCCTGTGCGCACCCTTCTTGCCGAACCGGAATTCGGGACCGTTCGGCCTGTCGATTGGGAGGGCGTGCGGACACGTTTTCCGATGATCGCAAAGGCCGCTTCTAACAAGGCGAGGCATGACCTGGAAGCATCCGGCGTGACTCTGATCGAAGGTAAGGGAACCCTTGCCGGAACCGGTATCCTTCGTGTCGAAACGGAAAAGGGCAAGCAGGAAGTGCAGGCCGCTAATGTGGTTCTGGCTATGGGCTCGGACGCCGAATCCATTGCCACCGTTCCCTTCGATGAAGACACCATCCTTCCAGTCGACCGATTTCTTGAATTGGAGAAATTGCCGGAGTCGATTCTGATCCTGGGAGACGGAGTGGCGGTGATTGAAACGGCACTCTTCTTTAACCGCCTGGGTACCAGGGTATTCCTGTGCAATGAACAGAAACGGATGGTTGCCGACCGTGATCCCGAACTGATCGACGTTTTGGAAACCGGTTTGAAGCGGGCCAAGGTAAAATCCCTGTTTAACAAAAAGATCCTGTCCATTTTGAAGCAAGACAACGGTATCGATATCACCCTGGATGGTGGAATCAAGTTTTCCGTCGAAAAAATCCTGGTCGGTTACAGGCGCGTGGGACGCACACCGGGGTCGTTGGACGCCGCGATGGGTATGGAAATGGGAGACCGTCGGGAAATCTGGGCCGACGCCTGCATGCGCACGTCTGTTAAAAATGTTTTCGCTGCGGGAAGTGTGACCGGGCACGAACGTTCGCCGGAACACTCCAGCGAGGAAGGCCGCACCGCCGCACAGAACGCCTTGGGAAAAGAAAGAATTTTGGACCAGGGCGGCATTCCTTTTCGCCTGCATTCCAATCCGCCTCTGGCCGCGGTGGGTTGCCGGGCAGAAGACGCACACCACAAGGGATACTTAAAGCCGGTGGAAGGCCGTTACAACGGGTTGCCTTTGAATGCAGACGAAATTCCAGGTCAGGGTGGCGGGTTTTGCAAATTGCTGGCCGACCGGGAAAGTCGGAAAGTCATCGGCGCACAGATATCGGGAATCGGCGCATCCGAAATGCTCACGCTGGCGACGCTGGCCATTCAACGGGGCATGACGGTGAAGGCGCTGACACAACTTTTACCTGGTTTTGGGGACTCAGCAAACGGGGTTTTGGAAGCCGCGCGGGCCTGCCTGCGAGGTTTGACTCCAAGGCGATAA
- a CDS encoding QcrA and Rieske domain-containing protein: MAQPSKNPNIPPAKPAAKDKGGKEKPNNLYSRRDFFSYAGWAGFMATLGLSSVYFLRLLFPRVLFEPSPKFKAGKVSDYTVGEVSTKWVKDQRVWIVREEQRLYAILARCTHLGCTPLWLRSEGKYKCPCHGSGFTMDGINFEGPAPRPLERLKVGIAPDGEIVVDKSKVFLYEKGEWEEPGSYLRT; encoded by the coding sequence ATGGCACAACCTTCCAAAAATCCAAACATCCCCCCGGCCAAGCCTGCGGCCAAGGACAAGGGCGGTAAAGAGAAACCCAACAATCTTTACTCAAGACGGGATTTTTTCTCGTATGCCGGTTGGGCCGGGTTCATGGCCACTTTGGGTTTGTCATCCGTTTATTTTCTCCGCTTGTTGTTCCCGCGTGTATTGTTTGAACCGTCCCCCAAATTCAAGGCTGGCAAGGTGAGCGATTACACAGTGGGAGAAGTGAGCACCAAGTGGGTTAAGGATCAGCGTGTCTGGATTGTGCGTGAGGAGCAGCGGCTGTATGCAATTCTGGCCCGCTGCACGCATCTGGGTTGCACGCCATTGTGGCTTCGATCGGAAGGTAAATACAAGTGCCCCTGCCATGGCAGTGGTTTCACTATGGATGGAATCAATTTCGAAGGTCCGGCTCCGCGCCCTCTGGAACGCTTGAAGGTGGGCATTGCCCCGGACGGTGAGATTGTTGTCGATAAAAGCAAAGTGTTTCTGTACGAGAAAGGCGAGTGGGAAGAGCCGGGTTCTTACCTCAGGACCTGA
- a CDS encoding cytochrome b N-terminal domain-containing protein, whose product MAKPKIPNFEEIKESIKSGKLFEEAAEKITESQVWTSSFRHGYADTPRNRVLQIASNVWLHLHPVKIHRHALRIKFTWCMGGITFLLFLSLVVTGIILMFYYRPVGEYAYYDMKYLQYDVPFGMLMRNMHRWAAHAMVITVWLHMFRVFLTGSYKPPREFNWVIGVFLVTFTLLLSFTGYLLPWDQLAMWAVTVGTNMARATPFLGSEGPFAEYVGVTARYDARSMLLGGSLVGPPALLRFYVLHCILIPLVAGALMIVHFWRIRKDGGISGPL is encoded by the coding sequence TTGGCTAAACCCAAAATTCCGAATTTTGAAGAGATCAAAGAGTCCATCAAAAGCGGAAAGCTTTTTGAGGAAGCGGCGGAGAAGATCACCGAATCCCAGGTTTGGACCTCGTCGTTCCGCCATGGATACGCCGACACTCCGCGGAACCGCGTTTTGCAGATCGCGAGTAACGTCTGGCTCCACCTGCATCCCGTAAAAATCCACCGCCATGCGCTGCGTATCAAGTTCACCTGGTGCATGGGTGGGATTACCTTCCTGCTCTTTCTTTCCCTCGTTGTGACGGGCATCATTCTGATGTTTTACTACCGTCCGGTGGGGGAATACGCTTACTATGACATGAAATACCTGCAGTATGACGTCCCGTTTGGCATGTTGATGCGGAACATGCATCGATGGGCGGCACACGCGATGGTCATCACCGTCTGGTTGCACATGTTCCGGGTGTTTTTAACGGGCTCGTACAAACCACCCCGCGAGTTCAACTGGGTGATCGGCGTGTTTCTCGTGACCTTCACGCTTCTCCTGAGCTTCACCGGTTATCTCTTGCCGTGGGACCAGCTGGCGATGTGGGCGGTCACCGTAGGCACCAATATGGCGCGGGCGACACCGTTCCTCGGGTCTGAAGGTCCTTTTGCGGAATATGTGGGTGTGACGGCAAGGTACGACGCCCGTTCCATGCTGTTGGGCGGCAGTCTTGTGGGACCGCCGGCATTGCTCCGTTTTTACGTATTGCACTGTATTCTGATACCTCTGGTGGCCGGCGCCCTGATGATCGTCCATTTCTGGCGAATCCGAAAGGACGGAGGCATCTCCGGACCGCTTTGA